A window of the Isosphaera pallida ATCC 43644 genome harbors these coding sequences:
- a CDS encoding right-handed parallel beta-helix repeat-containing protein — protein sequence MVLSGLDAFGFRAELRLLDPDWTADGLEMEVTQDAARGTEGVVFRAEGSDERDVAIRLEGRDDLGRVRFLSNPADRLIAFGSLQPLNPSELGPDQTLRLDDLPYEFVIQVADRSQPGVSDAPEKQATVVFRGLLDAELSRGGMTVSARSETLASQIAVVNGTTLLLEFDSLQSPLGVPNRIDGGVWSYTPGSFLARVRPAPDPLGIEPDKVSFAESLIKVGEAAETIVVRLARQGDRLGTTTVAYSASPVGSSTIPPGDLAGLAGRLTFQAGQAEAWLSLPVPRSQDDGLLLTNALDLTIDPAVEGGELGEISRLRIELDGAVTPTASANAMSSHPQPPTSEPQPTTTPAVAAVEPTPTATSPAPPSRFSSPSREVAKALMNTDDPIRSGSRSDNPRNPAPNHGRTLSTTTLESSDSEPNHGGPPAETLSNSPQASPTSSASKSNGPHSVGQASSLVGGGARFGRNGSTIPPAAVSASHRTLVGGSRAGRPTPTPPTRPTAPSNPVIPSDPPEAVRSASAGAARMIDWSRVASPIVVTTTADQGPGSLRDALEQANRHPGPDVIRFRIPTVTASVAVIQPTRPLPEINDPVMLDGVSQARFVAARQSAEAAQTQTQSESERGARRVSPATGSRPANAGAWLQARRAQAERQAAPLYPTGPELSEIGVELRGDRLAERPDQEDVAGLVLNSGGNVIRGIAVTGFPSHGIVIRGAGGNRVETSLVGVDPLTLTARGNGGDGVRIVDSPDNRIGGDESSQGNWIAGNQGAGLTLLGAATTGNQVLRNVVGLDPNRTPLGTQTARNLGNQRDGLVIAGGAGGNRIESNALVGNAPGAEGPPRGADLRVTARDEEGWIMPHNRINPNSVILNWIGIDIAGSHLESSRPVDALVDQPELVEGRNYLRTDSPQNDSPSDNSNPDLPHDAATMIPGASRVDVRV from the coding sequence ATGGTTTTGAGTGGTTTGGACGCTTTTGGGTTTCGGGCGGAGTTGCGGTTGCTGGACCCGGATTGGACAGCGGACGGTTTGGAGATGGAGGTGACCCAAGACGCCGCCCGGGGAACCGAGGGCGTGGTCTTCCGCGCCGAGGGGAGCGACGAGCGGGACGTGGCGATCCGATTGGAGGGGCGTGATGATCTGGGACGGGTCCGTTTCCTGTCCAACCCCGCCGATCGTTTGATCGCGTTTGGCAGCTTGCAACCGCTCAACCCCTCGGAACTCGGTCCCGACCAGACTCTTCGACTCGACGACCTGCCCTACGAATTCGTGATCCAGGTGGCCGACCGCTCGCAGCCCGGCGTCAGCGATGCGCCCGAGAAGCAGGCGACGGTGGTTTTCCGGGGCTTGCTAGACGCTGAGCTGAGTCGGGGCGGAATGACCGTCTCGGCTCGGTCGGAAACCCTCGCCTCCCAGATCGCCGTGGTCAACGGCACCACGTTGTTGCTGGAGTTCGACTCGCTCCAATCGCCTCTGGGTGTTCCCAACCGGATCGACGGCGGAGTGTGGAGCTACACGCCAGGGTCGTTTCTGGCGCGGGTACGTCCGGCTCCCGATCCGCTGGGAATCGAGCCGGACAAGGTGTCGTTCGCGGAGTCCTTGATCAAGGTCGGTGAAGCCGCCGAGACGATTGTGGTCCGTTTGGCGCGTCAAGGGGACCGCCTAGGCACAACCACGGTGGCTTACTCCGCCTCGCCGGTCGGTTCCTCGACGATCCCGCCGGGCGATCTGGCTGGCCTTGCGGGCCGCCTGACCTTCCAAGCCGGCCAAGCCGAAGCCTGGTTAAGCCTGCCGGTGCCCCGCAGTCAGGACGATGGGCTGTTGTTGACCAACGCGCTCGATCTGACGATCGACCCGGCGGTCGAAGGCGGGGAACTCGGTGAGATTAGCCGCCTGCGAATCGAATTGGATGGGGCGGTCACGCCCACTGCTTCCGCGAACGCGATGTCCTCGCATCCCCAACCCCCAACCTCCGAACCACAACCGACCACGACGCCGGCGGTGGCCGCGGTCGAACCAACACCGACGGCGACTTCCCCCGCGCCACCGAGTCGCTTCAGCTCACCCTCCCGCGAAGTGGCCAAGGCATTGATGAACACCGATGATCCGATCCGTTCTGGTTCTCGGAGTGACAACCCCCGCAACCCCGCGCCCAACCACGGGCGAACCCTGTCCACGACCACGCTCGAATCGAGCGATTCTGAACCGAATCACGGGGGCCCTCCAGCGGAAACGCTCTCCAATTCACCGCAAGCGTCGCCGACTTCGTCGGCTTCGAAGTCCAACGGCCCCCACTCGGTCGGTCAAGCTTCGAGCCTAGTTGGCGGCGGGGCACGTTTCGGGCGAAATGGTTCGACGATCCCGCCAGCGGCGGTCTCGGCCTCTCACCGAACCCTGGTCGGAGGATCGCGGGCGGGGCGTCCCACGCCAACCCCGCCTACTCGACCAACCGCCCCTTCTAACCCAGTCATTCCATCCGATCCCCCCGAGGCAGTCCGCAGCGCCTCCGCGGGCGCGGCTCGGATGATTGACTGGAGCCGGGTGGCCTCGCCAATCGTGGTGACGACCACCGCCGACCAAGGGCCTGGATCACTCCGCGACGCGCTGGAGCAAGCCAACCGGCATCCGGGTCCCGACGTGATTCGATTTCGAATTCCAACTGTAACGGCGAGCGTCGCGGTGATCCAACCCACCCGTCCCCTACCGGAGATCAACGACCCGGTCATGCTGGACGGTGTCAGTCAAGCCCGATTCGTCGCGGCCCGCCAAAGCGCGGAGGCCGCGCAAACTCAAACCCAATCCGAATCCGAACGCGGGGCGCGGCGGGTTTCCCCAGCCACCGGTTCCCGACCAGCCAACGCTGGGGCATGGCTCCAAGCGCGTCGCGCCCAGGCCGAGCGGCAAGCCGCGCCGTTGTACCCGACTGGTCCCGAGCTTTCCGAGATCGGGGTGGAACTACGAGGCGATCGGCTCGCCGAGAGACCCGACCAGGAGGATGTGGCCGGCCTCGTTTTAAACTCCGGCGGCAACGTGATTCGTGGAATCGCCGTGACTGGGTTCCCCTCCCACGGCATTGTCATTCGTGGAGCCGGCGGCAACCGGGTCGAAACCTCGTTGGTCGGCGTGGACCCCCTGACCCTGACCGCCCGCGGCAACGGTGGCGACGGCGTGCGGATTGTCGATTCGCCGGACAACCGCATCGGGGGCGACGAGTCGTCACAAGGCAATTGGATCGCGGGCAACCAGGGAGCCGGCCTGACCCTGTTGGGAGCGGCCACGACCGGCAACCAGGTGCTTCGCAACGTGGTGGGACTCGACCCCAATCGGACGCCTCTAGGCACTCAGACGGCACGCAACCTAGGTAATCAACGCGACGGCCTGGTGATTGCCGGAGGAGCTGGCGGCAATCGGATCGAATCCAACGCCCTAGTGGGCAATGCGCCTGGAGCCGAGGGGCCACCTCGGGGGGCGGACCTTCGTGTGACCGCTCGGGACGAGGAGGGCTGGATCATGCCCCACAACCGCATCAACCCCAACTCGGTCATCCTCAACTGGATCGGCATCGACATAGCTGGCAGCCACCTAGAAAGCTCCCGCCCCGTGGATGCCTTGGTTGACCAGCCCGAACTCGTCGAAGGCCGCAACTACCTCCGAACCGACTCCCCCCAGAACGATTCGCCTTCGGACAACTCCAACCCCGACCTCCCCCACGACGCCGCCACCATGATCCCCGGCGCTTCTCGGGTCGATGTCCGAGTGTAA
- a CDS encoding ComEA family DNA-binding protein: protein MTILAGLCLGGLAISWARGLWQEALVGGTESAVTVGRDQASSKSSFAWERDERTVFREEGEPLQPRLGLATLDSGGRDAAKAEHKEESPPETAINRLDLNQANAIELQGLPGIGPVLAQRILAERVRGPFQSLEDLAERVRGIGPRTVERLRPWIVCSPSRPATAQVNGEARP from the coding sequence GTGACGATTCTGGCGGGCCTTTGTCTGGGTGGTCTGGCGATCAGTTGGGCACGGGGGTTATGGCAGGAGGCGCTCGTCGGCGGGACTGAATCGGCGGTGACGGTGGGACGGGACCAAGCGTCGTCAAAGTCTTCCTTCGCGTGGGAACGGGATGAAAGGACGGTGTTCCGGGAGGAAGGGGAGCCGCTTCAGCCCCGCCTGGGTCTGGCGACGTTGGACTCGGGCGGTCGGGACGCCGCCAAGGCGGAGCACAAGGAGGAATCCCCCCCTGAAACGGCGATCAACCGGCTCGACCTGAATCAGGCCAACGCGATCGAGCTTCAGGGATTGCCGGGGATTGGTCCGGTGTTGGCTCAGCGGATTTTGGCCGAGCGGGTCCGGGGCCCATTCCAGTCGCTGGAGGATCTGGCCGAGAGGGTTCGGGGGATTGGTCCCCGGACGGTGGAACGCCTTCGGCCTTGGATTGTGTGCAGCCCATCCCGACCGGCTACGGCCCAGGTCAACGGCGAGGCTCGACCCTAA
- a CDS encoding tetratricopeptide repeat protein gives MSMTSSTTTVSPSLDALALARTETLPEGVLLCGKYRVIRKLAQGAVAGIWLVRHELLKVERALKRIPAPLALEDRVRGRLERQARIMSRLDHPAAVAVQDCGVSDGAPYLEMEAVRGRALEDEFATTTFTAADFAPLLEQLCDLLDQAHGRGIVHRDLKASKILRLRDRRVGRDLKVLGFGMASLVEDPSLGANDPLFIGTPAYASPEQILRGVTAAQGESIDSLPTLDARCDIYSLGVILYKALSGVSPYRGNLNSILFQKLNKPVPRFDEATRAQLPTGIEELVLACLSKDPRQRPASAHEVWETFQAALNRSSIAPVTVPLPGEADAPTSALPAASPKSTTALEAASASVVPEDSNHPPNSSPTPAGSPAGSSHTLGGSETETPDSTTAAIAPSGIPEDSPGYSLPDAARLLGVPVDHLRAQVEKGLLTAVKRGDQWRVPNQELERRLLIGAELDPALMNDPEFLDIEERLQREPDRPRHVLRRGDLFLKHRAYEQAIADYSRAIRLDPREPEGFRKRALAYRLMGDFEQAIRDGSTLIELSPRDPTAYLQRGYSYHQIGDYDRAIADYSKAIRLDPGETSGYFNRGLALRARGMELEAIQDYTSVLEIDPKDVSALVNRGFTYRLRGEFEKAIRDYDEAIRLAPDHALAHLNRGYAFSAQGDHERAIADFTRSIELEPRNPAAYYNRGFAWTCLGQFARSIPDFTQAIALDPEDGSAYANRAFALHSLGAVAQAIEDYTQALQRLGRDASTYYNRGVAHRDRGDHRAAIDDFAEALRIQPSDVAAAVNLAVCRQAVGDLERALADLNEAIRLDPDEAEIYLIRGRLHLQRGDPTQAAADFAAALKLNPDLPSALRLRGLALFKLGKRLTALLDLSRSLLARRSVPPLRRRLRRARLRLPEGGGPHPLDQDTRRNRME, from the coding sequence ATGTCGATGACCTCCTCCACCACCACTGTCAGCCCCTCTTTGGACGCCTTGGCTCTCGCCCGGACCGAGACGCTGCCCGAAGGGGTGCTGTTGTGCGGCAAGTATCGGGTGATCCGCAAACTCGCGCAGGGCGCGGTGGCTGGCATCTGGCTGGTGCGTCACGAATTGCTCAAGGTCGAACGGGCGCTCAAACGGATTCCAGCTCCGCTGGCGCTTGAGGATCGGGTGCGCGGGCGTCTGGAGCGCCAAGCGCGAATCATGTCTCGATTGGATCACCCCGCTGCCGTGGCGGTTCAGGATTGCGGCGTTTCCGACGGCGCGCCCTACCTGGAGATGGAGGCGGTGCGGGGACGCGCTTTGGAAGACGAATTCGCTACCACCACGTTCACCGCTGCCGACTTCGCGCCGCTGTTGGAACAGCTTTGCGACCTGCTTGACCAGGCGCATGGTCGTGGAATCGTCCATCGGGATCTGAAAGCCTCTAAAATTTTGCGGCTGCGGGATCGTCGAGTCGGACGCGACCTCAAGGTGTTGGGGTTCGGCATGGCCTCGCTGGTGGAGGATCCCTCCCTCGGTGCCAACGATCCCTTGTTCATCGGCACACCGGCCTATGCCAGCCCCGAACAGATTCTCCGGGGTGTCACGGCCGCTCAGGGGGAGTCGATCGACTCCCTGCCCACTTTGGACGCCCGTTGCGACATCTATTCGTTGGGGGTGATCCTTTATAAAGCGCTCAGCGGGGTTTCCCCCTATCGGGGCAACCTCAATTCGATCCTATTTCAGAAGCTGAACAAACCGGTTCCCCGGTTCGACGAGGCGACACGTGCCCAGCTGCCGACTGGGATCGAAGAGCTGGTGCTGGCCTGTCTATCCAAAGACCCGCGCCAGCGTCCCGCCTCGGCGCACGAGGTTTGGGAGACGTTCCAAGCCGCCTTGAATCGGTCTTCGATCGCGCCGGTGACCGTCCCGCTTCCGGGAGAGGCCGACGCCCCAACCTCGGCGTTGCCGGCCGCCTCGCCCAAGTCCACGACCGCGTTGGAGGCCGCGTCCGCCTCCGTGGTCCCCGAGGATTCCAACCACCCCCCAAACTCATCTCCCACCCCGGCTGGTTCTCCGGCTGGTTCCTCCCACACGCTTGGGGGGTCCGAGACCGAGACGCCGGACTCGACCACCGCGGCGATCGCACCCAGCGGAATTCCCGAGGACTCGCCGGGATATTCACTGCCTGACGCCGCCCGCTTGTTGGGAGTTCCGGTCGATCACCTTCGCGCCCAGGTCGAAAAAGGGTTGCTGACCGCCGTCAAGCGGGGCGATCAATGGCGCGTTCCCAATCAAGAGCTTGAGCGACGGTTGCTGATTGGGGCTGAACTTGATCCCGCCTTGATGAACGATCCGGAATTCCTCGACATCGAGGAGCGTCTGCAACGCGAGCCAGATCGTCCCCGCCACGTTCTTCGGCGCGGCGACCTGTTTCTCAAGCATCGGGCTTATGAGCAGGCGATCGCGGATTACAGCCGAGCGATTCGGCTGGACCCCCGCGAACCGGAGGGCTTCCGCAAACGGGCGCTGGCTTATCGGTTGATGGGCGACTTCGAGCAGGCAATTCGGGATGGCTCGACCCTGATCGAACTAAGTCCCCGCGATCCCACTGCCTACCTGCAACGCGGTTACTCCTATCACCAGATCGGCGACTACGATCGGGCCATCGCCGACTACTCCAAGGCAATTCGGCTGGATCCCGGCGAAACCAGCGGCTACTTCAACCGCGGACTGGCGTTGCGTGCCCGGGGAATGGAACTCGAAGCGATTCAGGACTACACCAGTGTTCTGGAGATTGACCCCAAAGATGTGTCAGCCCTTGTGAATCGGGGATTCACCTATCGACTCAGGGGCGAGTTCGAGAAGGCGATCCGCGACTACGACGAAGCGATTCGCCTGGCTCCCGACCACGCCCTGGCGCACCTCAATCGGGGCTACGCCTTTTCGGCCCAGGGGGATCACGAGCGGGCCATCGCCGACTTTACTCGCTCCATCGAACTCGAACCCCGCAACCCAGCCGCCTACTACAATCGGGGGTTCGCTTGGACCTGTCTGGGGCAATTCGCCCGCTCCATTCCCGACTTCACCCAGGCCATCGCGCTGGATCCCGAGGACGGTTCGGCCTACGCCAACCGGGCCTTCGCCCTGCACTCGCTGGGGGCCGTGGCGCAGGCGATCGAGGACTACACCCAGGCGTTGCAACGGCTGGGACGCGACGCCTCCACCTACTACAACCGGGGAGTGGCTCACCGTGACCGGGGCGACCATCGCGCCGCGATCGACGACTTCGCCGAGGCATTGCGGATTCAGCCCAGCGACGTGGCCGCGGCGGTTAACCTGGCCGTTTGCCGACAAGCGGTTGGCGACCTGGAACGGGCGTTGGCCGACCTCAACGAGGCGATCCGCCTGGACCCCGACGAGGCGGAAATCTACCTGATTCGCGGTCGCCTGCACCTGCAACGCGGCGACCCCACCCAGGCCGCCGCTGACTTCGCCGCCGCCCTCAAACTCAACCCCGATTTACCCTCAGCGCTGCGTCTACGCGGTCTGGCTCTCTTCAAGCTGGGCAAGCGTCTAACAGCATTGCTCGATCTCAGTCGGTCGCTGCTGGCTCGTCGCAGCGTGCCTCCCTTGCGTCGCCGCCTCCGCCGCGCCCGGTTGCGGCTACCAGAAGGTGGTGGACCCCATCCGCTGGATCAGGACACCCGGCGCAACCGAATGGAATGA
- a CDS encoding YggS family pyridoxal phosphate-dependent enzyme: MTQATAATTPPPRDALDPAGSAASTSVVVWDRDRLQSVFGTLPLDLERLRANVAMVRGKIAEAESRAGRPAGSARLVAVTKYWPAEWLAPLAALGADTFGENHPQAVWSKVPALASWRGPDGEILTIHWHLIGHLQSNKARRTLPMVEMIHGVDSLKLLKTLDQLAANVGTATTTSHPLARVCLQVNLSGEASKHGWSAEGLMADAQEIAALRSISIVGLMTMAALGTDTRTARPTFEALRELRDRFAQASGLTLPELSMGMSNDYEAAVEAGSTLVRIGSALIEGVALQAPPSV; encoded by the coding sequence ATGACTCAGGCGACCGCCGCGACCACACCTCCACCCCGCGACGCCCTGGACCCGGCCGGGTCGGCCGCGTCCACCTCAGTCGTTGTATGGGATCGAGACCGCCTGCAAAGCGTGTTTGGAACCCTCCCGCTCGATCTGGAACGGTTGCGGGCCAATGTGGCAATGGTTCGGGGCAAGATCGCCGAGGCGGAGTCCCGCGCGGGCCGCCCGGCCGGTTCGGCTCGCTTGGTGGCGGTCACCAAATACTGGCCCGCGGAGTGGTTGGCACCGTTGGCGGCCCTGGGAGCCGACACCTTCGGCGAAAACCATCCCCAAGCCGTTTGGAGCAAAGTCCCCGCGCTGGCTTCCTGGCGCGGACCCGACGGCGAGATCCTGACGATTCACTGGCACCTTATTGGTCATCTCCAATCCAACAAGGCCCGCCGCACTTTGCCAATGGTCGAAATGATCCACGGGGTCGATTCGCTCAAACTCCTGAAGACCCTCGACCAACTCGCTGCCAATGTCGGGACGGCGACCACTACGTCCCATCCGCTTGCACGGGTCTGTTTGCAGGTGAATCTCTCTGGCGAAGCCAGCAAACACGGCTGGAGCGCCGAGGGTCTGATGGCCGACGCCCAGGAGATCGCCGCCTTGCGGTCGATTTCGATCGTCGGGCTCATGACCATGGCCGCGCTCGGCACCGACACCCGGACCGCCCGCCCCACCTTCGAGGCACTTCGGGAGTTGCGCGACCGCTTCGCCCAGGCATCGGGTCTGACCCTGCCAGAACTCTCTATGGGCATGTCCAACGACTACGAAGCAGCCGTCGAAGCCGGTTCGACCCTAGTTCGGATCGGCTCCGCCCTCATCGAGGGCGTGGCCCTCCAAGCACCGCCCTCAGTATGA
- a CDS encoding DUF167 domain-containing protein → MSHSSHRAPGTDNSPPEGEDVIEATSDRAGGTLLAVMARPRSRRPGVVGTWCGAVVVAIAAAPEKGKANAAILEILADLLGIAKSRLDLVSGATARSKVVRIAGLEPDQVRQAISDHLKRFTLNDQGRLWE, encoded by the coding sequence ATGAGCCATTCTTCTCACCGCGCTCCCGGTACTGACAATTCCCCTCCGGAAGGGGAAGACGTCATCGAGGCCACCTCCGACCGCGCGGGGGGCACCTTGCTTGCGGTGATGGCGCGTCCTCGTTCGCGTCGTCCCGGCGTGGTGGGAACGTGGTGCGGGGCGGTGGTGGTGGCGATCGCCGCGGCTCCCGAGAAGGGCAAGGCCAACGCCGCGATTCTGGAAATCCTGGCCGACCTTCTAGGGATCGCCAAGAGTCGTCTCGACTTGGTTTCTGGAGCCACCGCCCGTTCCAAGGTGGTCCGAATCGCCGGTCTGGAGCCGGACCAGGTTCGCCAAGCAATTTCTGATCATCTTAAAAGGTTTACACTCAACGATCAAGGAAGATTGTGGGAATGA
- a CDS encoding YifB family Mg chelatase-like AAA ATPase, protein MLSKITSYTLVGIDAAAVEVEVDVSPSAQSKVILVGLAETAVKESTYRVERALTNSGYYLPGDRVVINLAPADLRKDAGGFDLPIALGVLAGSGQVALERPGRYAVVGELGLDGSTRPIKGALAMALEAARAGMDGLLVPLANANEAAVVDGIEVYPIGSLPQAVGFLSGHLDMEPTHVDLTETYLAHAKTEEDFSDVKGQEYAKRALLIAASGGHNVLMIGPPGTGKTLLAKRLGTIMPPLTPAESLETTRIYSAMGLLKPGQALMATRPFRSPHHSISDAGLVGGGGVPQPGEISLAHKGVLFLDELPEFNRKTLEVMRQPLEDGQVTISRALRATTFPADFILVAAMNPCPCGYRTDPRRRCSCSPPQVEKYLSKISGPLLDRIDLHVEVPAVPFTQLSEAPPGPTSAQIAQKVMAARQRQAERFRNGGLVVNGRMTPRQVRKFCQLKPESASLLKGAMEELGLSARAHDKVLRVARTIADLEASDDIQPHHVAEAVGYRTLDRGVWA, encoded by the coding sequence ATGCTCTCGAAAATCACCTCCTACACCTTGGTGGGCATCGACGCAGCCGCCGTCGAGGTGGAGGTGGATGTCTCCCCCTCGGCCCAATCCAAGGTGATTCTGGTGGGTTTGGCCGAAACCGCCGTCAAGGAAAGCACCTATCGGGTCGAACGGGCGCTCACTAATTCGGGTTATTATTTGCCGGGTGATCGGGTCGTCATCAACCTCGCCCCCGCCGATCTCCGCAAGGACGCCGGAGGCTTCGATCTGCCCATCGCACTGGGTGTCTTGGCCGGCAGCGGCCAGGTCGCCCTTGAACGTCCCGGTCGTTACGCCGTGGTAGGCGAACTCGGATTGGACGGCTCGACCCGCCCCATCAAAGGAGCTCTGGCGATGGCTCTGGAAGCCGCCCGCGCCGGGATGGATGGGCTGCTCGTGCCGCTGGCCAACGCCAACGAAGCGGCGGTCGTCGATGGGATCGAGGTTTACCCAATCGGCAGCCTCCCGCAGGCTGTCGGTTTCCTCTCCGGCCATCTCGACATGGAACCCACCCATGTCGATTTGACCGAAACCTACCTCGCCCACGCCAAAACCGAGGAGGACTTCAGCGACGTCAAAGGCCAGGAATACGCCAAACGAGCGCTGTTGATTGCCGCTTCAGGCGGTCACAACGTGCTCATGATTGGTCCACCCGGCACCGGCAAGACCCTGTTGGCCAAACGTCTGGGCACGATCATGCCGCCGCTGACCCCAGCCGAGAGTCTGGAAACCACTCGGATTTATTCGGCGATGGGGTTGCTGAAACCTGGTCAGGCGCTGATGGCCACCCGTCCGTTCCGCTCGCCCCACCACTCGATTTCCGACGCCGGCCTCGTCGGCGGCGGCGGCGTGCCCCAGCCCGGCGAAATCAGTCTGGCCCACAAGGGCGTGCTGTTCCTCGACGAACTACCTGAGTTCAACCGCAAAACCCTTGAAGTCATGCGCCAACCCCTCGAAGATGGTCAGGTGACCATTTCCCGAGCTCTCCGCGCCACCACCTTTCCCGCCGACTTCATCTTGGTCGCGGCGATGAACCCCTGCCCCTGCGGCTATCGGACCGACCCGCGACGCCGCTGCTCCTGCTCGCCCCCCCAGGTCGAAAAATACCTCTCCAAGATCAGCGGCCCCCTGCTCGACCGCATCGACCTCCATGTGGAGGTTCCAGCCGTGCCCTTCACTCAATTGTCCGAAGCGCCCCCCGGTCCGACCTCAGCCCAAATTGCTCAGAAGGTCATGGCCGCCCGCCAACGTCAAGCAGAACGGTTTCGCAACGGTGGCCTCGTCGTCAACGGTCGGATGACTCCACGCCAGGTCCGTAAGTTCTGCCAACTCAAGCCCGAAAGCGCCTCGTTGCTCAAAGGCGCGATGGAGGAACTGGGCCTCTCCGCCCGCGCTCACGACAAGGTTTTGAGAGTCGCCCGCACCATCGCCGACCTCGAAGCCAGTGACGATATTCAGCCCCACCACGTCGCCGAGGCGGTCGGTTATCGCACCTTGGACCGTGGTGTGTGGGCATGA